One genomic window of Punica granatum isolate Tunisia-2019 chromosome 1, ASM765513v2, whole genome shotgun sequence includes the following:
- the LOC116211464 gene encoding BES1/BZR1 homolog protein 4-like isoform X1: MTAGTRTPTWKERENNKRRERRRRAIAAKIFAGLRMYGNYKLPKHCDNNEVLKALCREAGWTVEEDGTTYRKGCKPVDLMDIVGGSASASPCSSYQPSLCASYNPSPASSSFPSPVRSHNPPNPVTNPDANSLIPWLKNLSSGSSSSSSPNIPHHLYIPGGSVSAPVTPPLSSPTARTPKISTNWDDPISASMPWLAGIPVPQSGPPSPTYSLVARNPFSFIEEALSGAGSRVCTPGQSGTCTPRIPAGADGTADIPMPDSTGVEFAFGCNATGPVKPWEGERIHEECGSDDLELTLGNSGTR, from the exons ATGACGGCGGGGACGAGGACGCCGACCTGGAAGGAGAGGGAGAACAACAAGAGGCGGGAGAGGCGGAGGAGGGCGATCGCCGCCAAGATCTTCGCCGGCCTCCGGATGTACGGCAACTACAAGCTCCCCAAGCACTGCGACAACAACGAGGTCCTCAAGGCCCTCTGCCGCGAGGCCGGCTGGACCGTCGAGGAGGACGGCACCACCTACCGCAAG GGATGCAAGCCTGTTGATCTCATGGACATTGTAGGAGGATCAGCATCAGCAAGCCCATGTTCGTCGTATCAACCCAGCCTGTGTGCATCCTACAACCCCAGTCCTGCCTCGTCTTCCTTCCCCAGCCCAGTCCGGTCCCACAATCCTCCCAACCCCGTCACTAACCCCGATGCTAATTCCCTTATCCCATGGCTCAAGAATCTTTCATCAGGctcatcctcatcttcctcCCCTAATATCCCTCACCATCTCTACATTCCTGGGGGCTCAGTAAGTGCCCCGGTGACCCCTCCATTGAGCTCCCCTACTGCTCGAACACCTAAAATTAGTACCAACTGGGATGACCCTATCAGTGCTTCGATGCCGTGGCTAGCAGGTATTCCTGTTCCTCAGAGTGGGCCACCATCGCCAACTTACAGCCTAGTTGCTCGAAACCCGTTTAGCTTCATAGAGGAAGCCTTGTCTGGGGCTGGGTCAAGAGTTTGCACTCCAGGGCAGAGTGGGACATGCACTCCAAGGATTCCTGCAGGGGCTGATGGGACCGCAGATATTCCAATGCCCGATAGCACAGGGGTGGAGTTTGCTTTTGGGTGCAATGCGACAGGACCAGTGAAGCCCTGGGAAGGGGAGAGAATTCACGAGGAATGTGGCTCTGATGATCTGGAGCTGACCCTTGGGAATTCTGGTACCAG GTGA
- the LOC116211464 gene encoding BES1/BZR1 homolog protein 4-like isoform X2 — MTAGTRTPTWKERENNKRRERRRRAIAAKIFAGLRMYGNYKLPKHCDNNEVLKALCREAGWTVEEDGTTYRKGCKPVDLMDIVGGSASASPCSSYQPSLCASYNPSPASSSFPSPVRSHNPPNPVTNPDANSLIPWLKNLSSGSSSSSSPNIPHHLYIPGGSVSAPVTPPLSSPTARTPKISTNWDDPISASMPWLAGIPVPQSGPPSPTYSLVARNPFSFIEEALSGAGSRVCTPGQSGTCTPRIPAGADGTADIPMPDSTGVEFAFGCNATGPVKPWEGERIHEECGSDDLELTLGNSGTR, encoded by the exons ATGACGGCGGGGACGAGGACGCCGACCTGGAAGGAGAGGGAGAACAACAAGAGGCGGGAGAGGCGGAGGAGGGCGATCGCCGCCAAGATCTTCGCCGGCCTCCGGATGTACGGCAACTACAAGCTCCCCAAGCACTGCGACAACAACGAGGTCCTCAAGGCCCTCTGCCGCGAGGCCGGCTGGACCGTCGAGGAGGACGGCACCACCTACCGCAAG GGATGCAAGCCTGTTGATCTCATGGACATTGTAGGAGGATCAGCATCAGCAAGCCCATGTTCGTCGTATCAACCCAGCCTGTGTGCATCCTACAACCCCAGTCCTGCCTCGTCTTCCTTCCCCAGCCCAGTCCGGTCCCACAATCCTCCCAACCCCGTCACTAACCCCGATGCTAATTCCCTTATCCCATGGCTCAAGAATCTTTCATCAGGctcatcctcatcttcctcCCCTAATATCCCTCACCATCTCTACATTCCTGGGGGCTCAGTAAGTGCCCCGGTGACCCCTCCATTGAGCTCCCCTACTGCTCGAACACCTAAAATTAGTACCAACTGGGATGACCCTATCAGTGCTTCGATGCCGTGGCTAGCAGGTATTCCTGTTCCTCAGAGTGGGCCACCATCGCCAACTTACAGCCTAGTTGCTCGAAACCCGTTTAGCTTCATAGAGGAAGCCTTGTCTGGGGCTGGGTCAAGAGTTTGCACTCCAGGGCAGAGTGGGACATGCACTCCAAGGATTCCTGCAGGGGCTGATGGGACCGCAGATATTCCAATGCCCGATAGCACAGGGGTGGAGTTTGCTTTTGGGTGCAATGCGACAGGACCAGTGAAGCCCTGGGAAGGGGAGAGAATTCACGAGGAATGTGGCTCTGATGATCTGGAGCTGACCCTTGGGAATTCTGGTACCAGGTAA